In the Candidatus Eisenbacteria bacterium genome, TGGGCGAGCGTGACCGACTGGAACACCTTTGCGACGGCGAGCGGCACCGTGCCCGATCCCGACGGAGGCACGCTCTCCTTCGAGGTGGATCAAGGCCCGCGCTGGCGTTACACGTACGGTCTCGGCGGCCACTACGCGATGAAGCCGTGGCTCGAGCTCGCCGTCGATGCGGGCAGCGACTTCCACGGCGGCTGGTACCTGGCCCTGGTGCCGGTCGTCCGTTTCTAGCGCGCGCCTTCGACCCTTCCGCGAGGCGACGGACATCTTGTAGCCCACTCCGTTTCAACTCTCCCTTCTTACATGGCGCCCCGCCACTCGAGGGACAAGTCGCAGATTTTCGTGCCTGCTCCCATGGCACGACCAGTGCACCCCTGTCATGGACCGAACGCTTCACTCACCTGGCCGAGAGGACCCGGACATGGAAGATCGTGAACGGATGGCAAAGCTGAAGACCGAGGAGATGGCCCGTACGCCGGCGCGCTCCACCGAAGAGCTGCGCCAGAACGCCGAGCAAGCCGAGCGAATGCGGCGTGAAGACCAGCGCTTCATGCGCCCTGGAGTCGGGACGAATCCGAGCGACACCAAGGTGCCCCTCTTCCCCGAGGCGGAGCTGGATCAGCTGAGAGCGCGCTGGACCGACATTCAAGCCGAGTTCGTCGACGAGCCGCGGAAGTCCGTCGAAGAGGCAGACCACCTGGTGGCGCAGACCGTTCAGCGTCTGGCGGAAACATTCGCCAATGCGCGCACCAGTCTCGAAGGGCAGTGGACTCGCGGCGGCGATGTGTCGACCGAAGATCTGCGCATCGCGCTGCAGCGCTATCGCTCGTTCTTCGACCGCTTGCTGACCGTCTAGAAGAACGCAGCAGCCGGGCGGGCTCGACGCGACGGCCCGCTCGGCTTGGTCTGAAACACGGACCCGCCATCTCGCGCACCGCCTGAGACAAGTCCAACATCCCGCTACGGCCCAATGACTTGAGCGGCGGCTTGCGGCCCGCGCCGACTTAGGCCAATCTTCCCGTCTCATCTCCGTCGTTTGCTCCCCCGGCGACCGGCGGCCACTCGAGGCTCGGGGTCGCCCATGATCGGCCGCACCGTGGGTCACTACGAGATCCGGGACGAGCTCGGATCCGGAGGAATGGGCGTGGTGTATCGCGCCTGGGACCGGCATCTCCGGCGCTACGTCGCGATCAAGTCCCTCCCGCCCCAGACCATCTCGAGCCTGGCATCTCGTCAGCGATTGCGCCGTGAAGCACTGGCGCTCTCCAAGCTGAATCATCCGGCGGTCGCCACGCTTCACGACTTCATCTCCGAGCCGGACTGCGACTGCATCGTCATGGAGCTGGTTCCGGGGCAGTCGCTGCACGAGCTGCTGAAGAACGGGCCACTTCCGGAGAGCGAGGTCGTGCACCTGGCCATCCCCCTCGCCGACGGGCTGAGCGCCGCGCATCGAGCGGGAGTGATCCATCGGGACCTGAAGCCGGCGAACATCCGCGTCACCCCGGAGCGCAGGCCGAAGATCCTCGATTTCGGTCTTGCGAAGCGGGAGCAGATGACGGTCGAGAGCCTGACGACGGCGCCCACCGAGTCGGCGGGGATCGTCGTTGGGACGCTGCCCTACATCGCTCCCGAGCTGTGGAACGGCGAGCCCGCGAGCGTGTCGTCCGACCTCTACGCGCTGGGCGTGGTGCTGTACGAGATGGCGACCGGAGCCTTGCCCTTCCCCGATCTCGTCGGCGTCGCGATCGCGCATGCCGCGCGCGAGGTGGCCGTCACGCCCCCACGCAAACGAATCCCGGCGATCTCGATCGGTCTGGAGACCATCATCCTGCAGTGCCTCCAGAAATCTCCTGGGCAGCGTCCGCCTTCGGCCGAGGCGCTGCTGCACGCGCTCGAGGATCTGCGCTCCACGACGCCCTCGGGGCGCCCGCTCCTGCACTCCGGCCGAGCGAGGCGCGCCTCGCTCGCTCTGCCGTTGGGAGCCTTTGCGGTGCTGCTCACGGTGGTCGCAGGCTCCGCCTGGTGGATTCGCGCGCACCGCGAGCCCGAGGTTCGATCGCTGGGCGTGCTGCCGCTCACGAACCTCTCGGCGGACGGCAGCCAACAGTACTTCGCGGATGGCATGACCGACGAGCTCACGACCCGACTCGCGGAGTTCCCGGCGGTGCGGGTGATCTCGCGCACGTCGATGATGAGGTACAAGGACACGCACAAGCCGGTCACCGAGATCGCGCGCGAGCTGCGGGTCGACTACGTCCTGCAGGGCTCGGTGAAGGTCGAGAATCAGCGATTGCGGATCTCGGTCCAGCTGATCGACGGGCATGAGGACCGTCACCTCTGGAGCAAACGCTACGACGGACACATGGGCCAGGTGCTCGACATGCAGGACCAGCTGGCGCAATCGGTGGCCCGCGAGATCGGACTCAAGCTGCAGCCCGGCCTTGCGTCCGCGGCTTCGCGGCCGGTGGATCCGCTGGCGTACCAGAGCTATCTGCAGGGCCGATTCCACCTGGACCGCCGCAGCGAGGAAGGCATTCGCCGCGCGGTCAATTATTTCTCCGCGGCCATTCAGCGCGACTCACTCTATGCCGCCGCCCATGCCGGGCTGGCCACCGCCTGGAGCGCCGCGGCCTTTGGCGGCTTCACCCGCCCGGCCGAGGCGTATCCGCACGCCAAGCGGGCGGCGGAGCGCGCGCTGGAGCTGGATCCGCAGTCGTCCGAAGGCTACACCGCGCTCGGGAACATCCTGCAGAACGGGGAGTGGGAATGGGAAGCCGCCGCCCGCGCCTATCGAAAGGCCATCGAGCTCAATGCGAACAACGCGGTGGCCCATCATTGGTACGCGAACAACCTCGCCTTGCGTGGTGAGTTCGAAGGCGCCATGAGCGAGATCGCGCGAGCCCAGAGCCTCGATCCGTATTCCTTGCCCATCTCGGTTGGACGGGGAGCCTTCCTGTACTTCGCCCGGCGCCATGCCGAGGCGCTGACCGCGTACCGGCTGACCGCTCAGCTCGACTCGACGTCGGGCCTTCTGGGTCGCGCCATG is a window encoding:
- a CDS encoding protein kinase, with amino-acid sequence MIGRTVGHYEIRDELGSGGMGVVYRAWDRHLRRYVAIKSLPPQTISSLASRQRLRREALALSKLNHPAVATLHDFISEPDCDCIVMELVPGQSLHELLKNGPLPESEVVHLAIPLADGLSAAHRAGVIHRDLKPANIRVTPERRPKILDFGLAKREQMTVESLTTAPTESAGIVVGTLPYIAPELWNGEPASVSSDLYALGVVLYEMATGALPFPDLVGVAIAHAAREVAVTPPRKRIPAISIGLETIILQCLQKSPGQRPPSAEALLHALEDLRSTTPSGRPLLHSGRARRASLALPLGAFAVLLTVVAGSAWWIRAHREPEVRSLGVLPLTNLSADGSQQYFADGMTDELTTRLAEFPAVRVISRTSMMRYKDTHKPVTEIARELRVDYVLQGSVKVENQRLRISVQLIDGHEDRHLWSKRYDGHMGQVLDMQDQLAQSVAREIGLKLQPGLASAASRPVDPLAYQSYLQGRFHLDRRSEEGIRRAVNYFSAAIQRDSLYAAAHAGLATAWSAAAFGGFTRPAEAYPHAKRAAERALELDPQSSEGYTALGNILQNGEWEWEAAARAYRKAIELNANNAVAHHWYANNLALRGEFEGAMSEIARAQSLDPYSLPISVGRGAFLYFARRHAEALTAYRLTAQLDSTSGLLGRAMAANFDRLGKEAEAVHSLCAWLETAAPPGFSAQVANTFRQHGLASALQLLIQALISKRSAGQYEPATHIAELFTRIGDREAAFKWFAVAVEEHDTELNRLKVDPIFDPLRADPRFRDLLHQVGLDRPVTPEPMEGA